ATtggatatataaaaaatttacattaataatgatatgaCATTTTACATACATATGCAATATTAAGTAATAAcgtttatttttatctaaACTGCCCTcgatattaatatattttcttatgtattttaaaaaataattttatataaatatatttgaatataaattatacatagtattaatatatatccttaaaataaataaataaataaatatatatatatatatataatataacatatttacAATAAGAATgattaatttaaataatgatataaaaatataatttttaatacaaGTGTAAGAAAgttgtatttataaataatatataaacatttgAAAATATTGTTTTACGTTAAAGGATGGTTTTacttaattttttgaaaataaaaaatattctatagtaacattattttatcttGAACATTACTTAATAAGGaaaagtaaataaataaaaataatatatatatatgtgtatatatattccaaCTGGGTCGtgaatttaatatatttatgaactaattttttttattttcatattatatatatataaaccTTAAATTTTCATGTATATTGTTCAAATGATAAGATTAATTCTTTTGatgtattataaatatttaatttatgttatattacACATAATTCATAAATTcttgataaaaaaaaaaaaaaaaagaaaaaggtgaaaaaaggaaaatacatttaaaatatatattcaagaattattaatttttaaaaatgttcatacttcaatttttttttttctttatattattaaataaattaaaagtAAAATCCTTGGTTcattttcaatatattaacTTTTAACATTCTCTTACTTTTTAAGGTAAAAATTGTTAAGAATTCGTGTCGTTATTCCTTCTTATActcttttattaaaaataataaaatctatataatatatatatgtaataaaataagacGATTTTCATtcataaacatataataataataaataataataataataataataatgtaatatataaaatatataaaaatcatataattataacttattttttatttttaaaatattatttataagaatgaaataaaacggaaaataatatttaacttaaaaaaaatataaatatatttaaatattatagtattatatatttaatataacattaaaaaagaaataaaataatttttaatataattatattatatataataatatatacttatacatattatttataattatatattttttttttcttacaatacatatataatatatatacatataatatatatataatattataatatatataatacatgCCTTGAACaaattttttcaaaaaggtttcaaaaaaaaaaaaaaaaaaaaaaattttttttaggGAGAAGcaatttttaaaattttaatttttttgtcatttaatttgttaacatttttatttttattttatttcataaaaaatttaagaaaaaaaagaaaagaaaaaatttatctttataaaaatatattatgttatatatatgttacatatatattatataatatatttttatttttatttattattatatatatatatatatatatatatataaataatatattttttttataattaatatattttatttttattattatgaattaattattgattaatttttatcttttttttttgaagaACTATATAAAGTTctaattaaatattttaaatacaaatttgtgccaaaaaatatatttttaatgtaaaaaaaaaatataataataataaataaaaataaataaaatatataaatacatgtTATGGCTAAAAGGCACAAATTAAAGATTACAATTTTgtcaatatttttttttgtgatATTTACGGGGATTCATACCGTTTTCACAGCATTTAATAGAAAAGATTGTAAGCTCAAATATATCtaaatatttgtatatatatatatatgtattaagatgaaaaatattgaaaataagatatataatataatttctatattcaatacattattatgtattatataaattttagTCCCCTTGACATTTTTCTGCATCCctcatattattttgaactcattatattatattatatatatatatatatatatatattttttttttttttttttttttctttcagGGTTAAAGTTTTATACTAGTTGCTTTGGTACGGGAGAAGTAAAATGGGAACTACTAGCCTTGTTAACAGTTGTAAATATgcttcttttattattaaacGTGAATTACAAAGAGAATATAAAccatttaaataataagaagaGTGAGACAAGtgatataaatgatgatttaataaatgTCGATATGCATGAATTTagtaataatgaaaaagatgAAAGTAGTGATGAGAATGAGAAAGagaagaaatataataaattaaaaataagatatttatataatgttaGTAATTctattatttgttattatagTTTATGGATcttatgttattatttaatttactttttatgttttttaaGTTTTTTATATGGTATAAGAAAAttcaataataatgtaataaatatatataccttGAGGACATGTAAAATTGATAAAttaacaaattatatattatcagaaaatacatttattagCTTATATTGGGctattataaattttaatgtTTTTATGAGTAAATATACAGATTCCTTTTATGTAgttaattattttaaattaaattttgaATTTAGTAATaggaagaaaaaaacacTTTTCATTcttaattatatgtatcaattattattattatcctacactatatataaaaatattacttTATATACTAAAGGagaatataatttaaatcAGATCATTTGTGctcttatatttttatgcctaatattatataccATTTTAGAAATTACTTATGTGTTAGAAATTAATAGACCATGTTATAATGTACAAACCAAATTACCTTTTCATTATGTATGGGccattatttatttatttatcattttcaCATCATCagttattttttatttttccgTTTTTAGTTATTCTATAAAAGACCAATTTGTGAATTTCCAAATTACCTTGTGGCTTTTTTTTATCTCGctaacatatataaaaaaaaatcagTTATTCATCAAAATatgacatatatatatataaatatatatgtatgtatttttatttttttatttcattttaattttaattttcttttttttttttttttttttttttcaagtGTATTAAAactataaataaaaaataaaaagtaaaaaataaaaaataaaaaataaaaagtaaaaaataaaaaataaaaagtaaaaaataaaaaataaaaagtgAAAAAGACAAGATGgaatacatatataatatatatatataatattttacaaaaattatattattggAGAACATTTAAgcaaataaaatattttaatataaatattacatatatatatatacatatttattcatttttaaaacgATGAGTGAAATGCGTGTTTATAGGTAAATGCAAAATAAATACTCCTTAACATATGAAAATTGATAGATATATACAAATGCAtccttttaaaaaaaatataatatatatatatatatatatatatattttaacaaTTTACCTGTAGAAATTACTCTGTAAAGtatttatgaatatatcttttttatataaaaaaaaaataacacaAAAATGGAGGGACCTATCtatgatgaaaatgatatgtgtatattatCATGTGCTTTCCTTATTTACAACTTTGAATATAACAATTTTGAAATAAAAGAGAAATCAGAAATTGTTAAACAAACtaataagaaaattaataaatatggaaactttatattacttagtaattataaatatgtaaataatttttcatatacaacaaatatattacattacttttataaaataacggaacattatatttttaaatatgtaaatagTATCATCATTGattccttatttttttttaaatgtataaatgaaataaaatattataaatcTTCTGATAATTTcgaaaaagaaaaaatgaaagaaaagtattatattaaaCTTGATGAAGACAACAAAAGGTATGTGTGTCATGACAACTATCTTTTTGACTACAATACTTTACACAATTATGTGGAACAatttaagaaaataaaaggtaaaaaaaaaaaagaaaaggaaaaaactataaataaaaatataaatatagaagATGATAAGAAGGCTGTATTTACAAATTATGGTgatcaaataaatattaataataataataaccatatgaatgataactcttatatgaagaataaaaaaatagataaTTCTGAACCTATATTAGcatttaaaaaatcatttttatataaaatatgtgaagttaatgataatttgcataataagaaaaatcGAATGATTTATCTGACCAAAATATTTCgaaaaattattactaGAAAAAAGATAAGAGAATTTATTTGTgaaaatgagaaaaaaaaaaaaaaaaaatatttacaattttttttacatttatcTTTAggaatttttatatacatttatatatacaaatacataaaacaaaattataaaagtattgagttttttatctttttaaataatttaaaaaaaatcaaacAACTATATTTGGATCAAATTCCACATATGGACAAAGCAAACATTTTGAATTTTATTAAGCACATAAAgtttataaatattcaaatgtttcagtatatatatatatcattttttgttaatatatacaagtttgttaattttatatatcacTTGACAATGTTGTCTCTATATAATTACTTTAAATATTACTATGAATGTGATAAGGATTTAGataacaacaacaacaacaaaaaaaaaaaaaataaaaataataaacatatatt
The window above is part of the Plasmodium reichenowi strain SY57 chromosome 7, whole genome shotgun sequence genome. Proteins encoded here:
- a CDS encoding serpentine receptor, putative: MAKRHKLKITILSIFFFVIFTGIHTVFTAFNRKDWLKFYTSCFGTGEVKWELLALLTVVNMLLLLLNVNYKENINHLNNKKSETSDINDDLINVDMHEFSNNEKDESSDENEKEKKYNKLKIRYLYNVSNSIICYYSLWILCYYLIYFLCFLSFLYGIRKFNNNVINIYTLRTCKIDKLTNYILSENTFISLYWAIINFNVFMSKYTDSFYVVNYFKLNFEFSNRKKKTLFILNYMYQLLLLSYTIYKNITLYTKGEYNLNQIICALIFLCLILYTILEITYVLEINRPCYNVQTKLPFHYVWAIIYLFIIFTSSVIFYFSVFSYSIKDQFVNFQITLWLFFISLTYIKKNQLFIKI